A genomic stretch from Leptolyngbyaceae cyanobacterium includes:
- a CDS encoding response regulator translates to MITIVLVDDSPTVRTMVSELLKSKGIKVVEAADGIEAMEKIQTSSPDLVITDIVMPRMNGYELCRWVKTHFKDRDIPVIMCTSKSEQFDHYWGLKQGADAYITKPFQPADMLQAIKKLIRR, encoded by the coding sequence ATGATTACAATCGTGCTTGTCGATGACAGTCCTACCGTCAGGACAATGGTTTCAGAGTTACTCAAAAGCAAGGGCATCAAAGTTGTTGAGGCGGCTGATGGCATCGAAGCAATGGAAAAAATACAGACTAGCTCTCCTGATTTAGTAATTACTGATATAGTCATGCCCAGAATGAACGGCTACGAACTTTGCCGTTGGGTAAAAACTCACTTTAAAGACCGAGATATACCTGTAATTATGTGTACCAGTAAGAGCGAACAATTCGACCATTATTGGGGTTTGAAACAAGGTGCAGATGCCTATATAACAAAACCTTTTCAACCAGCCGATATGCTGCAAGCCATCAAAAAATTGATCAGAAGGTAG